TTATCATTTCAAACCTGCTGGGCGGCGAACAATATATGCTCATCGGTAACCTAATTGAGCATCAGTTCTTAAGAGTCGGAAACTGGAACTTCGGTTCTGCCCTTGCAGTAATTATGATGATGATGATTTTAATTACCTCTCTATTGCTTTCCTTCTTTGATAAGGACGGTGAAGAAAGGAGCCTGATATGAGAAATTTAAAAAAGTTCTATCTCGGGCTGATGCTTTTATTCATGTATGCCCCCATCGTAGTTTTAATCGCCTTTTCCTTTAACGAGTCTCGTTCAAGAGGATATTGGGGCGGATTTACTTTAGACTGGTATATTGAACTTTTTCACGATAAAAGAATAATGAAGGCCCTTTATAATACTGTTGTTATTGCTCTTTTATCCTCTGCTATAGCCACAGTAATCGGCACCATTGCCTCCATAGGCATCAACGGGCTTTCAAAGGCCTCAAGGAACGTTGTAATGAATATTACGAATCTTCCTGTTTTAAACCCTGATATCGTTACCGGTGTATCCCTCATGATACTTTATATATCCGTATTTAAAATATTAGGGTTAGGCCAGCTGGGATTTATGACTTTACTTATTTCCCACGTTACATTTAATATCCCTTATGTTATACTTTCGGTTCTGCCAAAGCTAAGGCAGCTTGATAAAAATTTATATGAAGCGGCCCTTGATTTAGGCGCAAGCCCTCTGTTCGCCTTCTTTAAAGTCGTTCTTCCCGAAATCATGCCGGGGATCGTAACAGGCGCAATATTTGCTTTTACCTTATCTATAGACGATTTTGTAATAAGCTTTTTTACCACAGGCTCTGGCGTAAGCAATTTATCGGTTATTGTATATTCAATGGCAAGACGCGGCGTAAACCCCAAAATAAACGCTCTGTCTACTTTGATGTTCGTAGCTGTTCTTGCCCTTTTATATTTAATTAACAAAAGAGACGCTTCAAAGCTTAAGGAATCATAATAAGGTTATAATCTGAAAGGAATGATGAAATTGAAAGTTAAAAATGTTTTATTGGCTTTAGCGGCATCCGCCATGCTTATTTCAGGCTGCTCAGGAAATGGCTCTCCAAAGGGTTCGGAAGACGTACCTGCATCTGAGCTTGCCGGAACCTCCATCAACGTATATAACTGGGGAGATTATATAGACGAAGAGGTTCTTGATATATTTACCGAAGAAACAGGAATAACGGTAAATTACGATTATTTTGACAGCAACGAAATCATGTATGCCAAGATAAAAAACAGCGGCGCAAGCTATGATGTAGCTTTTCCGTCAGATTATATGATTACAAAGATGATTGCAGAAGATATGCTTCTTAAGCTTGATTTTAACAATATCCCTAATTATGAATATATTGATGATAAATTCAAAAACCTTGATTTTGACCCTAACAATGAATATTCCGTTCCATATATGTGGGGAACATTGGGAATACTCTATAATACAGATATGGTCGATGATGAGGTAAATAGCTGGAATATCCTTTGGAACGAAAAATATAAAGGCGAAATATTTATGTATTCAAGCCAAAGAGACGCTTTTGTTCCTGCTTTAAGGCTCCTTGGGTATTCTGTAAACACAACGAATATCGATGAATTAAACGAAGCAAAAGAGCTTCTTATTAATCAGATGCCTTTAGTTCAGGCATACGTTGGAGACCCTGTAAAGGATAAAATGATAGGAAACGAAGGCGCATTAGCCCTCGTATACTCCGGTGACGCCATCTACTGCCAGGAATATAATGAAAACCTTGAATATGTAATCCCCGATGAAGGAAGCAATGCATGGTTTGATAATGTAGTTATTCCAAGCACCGCAAAGAATAAAGCAGGCGCAGAAGCATTTATAAACTTCCTCTGCCGCCCTGATATAGCCCAGAAAAACACAGAATACATTGGATACAGCACCACGAATAAAGAAGTTGCCGAGGAACTGGGAGAAGAATTTTTAAATAATCCTGTTTACTGGCCCTCTGATGAAATCTTCGATGAACTGGAAGTATTTGTTGACCTTGGAGATTTCATTCAGGAATTTGATAAAGCATGGACAGAAGTACTTACAGCAAGTTCAAAATAAAAAAGGCCCTAGGGCCCTTTTTTATTTATTCCAAAATCATATTTATTAAAGTATTGATATGTATTTCCATTGTGTTAAGAGATTTTACAGGCAATTTAGCATCTTTAAAAAGTAAGGGCAGTTCTGTACAGCCTAAAACTATGGCCTGAATATGATTTTCTGTAACCATTCTTTCAGCAATATCCATAAAGCCTGAAAAGGTTTCCTGATTTATTATGCCAAATTCAAGCTCTGTCTCAATTTTTTCTCCAATGTATGCCTTTTCTTCTTCACTTGGCGTAAATACATTAATGTTGTTATCAGAAAACGGCTTAATAAAAAAATCACCGTCCATTGTTGCTTTCGTTCCAAGCAGACCAATGTTAGTTAACCCTTGCCTTTTTGTTTCATCACAAGCCGATTCGATTATGCTGACTAAGGGTATGGGAGATAGCGCTTTAAGCTCATCAAAAACAATATGGGCAGTATTACCGGTCATGGCAGCAAAATCTGCTCCCCCAGCCGCAAGGTTATTTATACCTTTTAAAAGATAGTCTGTTAAATTCTCATACTCTTTTCTGTCACACATCTCAAGCACATGGAAAACATTGACGCTTTCAATAATAAGGCTCGGAAAGAAAGGCTTTCCAACTCTTTTTTGAATACCATAAGCAATGTTTTTATAATAGGATATTGTAGATTCAGGCCCAATACCGCCAATTAAACCTAATTTTTTCATAAATCTTCTCCTTATCCTAAACGCCTTAAGCTTATTTTGAAGCCTTCTTTGCGCCGTTCTTCTATATCGGTAATTATAAGCCTTCCATGGCCCCTTAAAGTTATGCTGTCGCCCTTTTTGACTGCCGCTGAAGGGTTCGATATGTTTACCCAGTTTATTTGCGCCTTATCCCCTTGTATAAGCTTAAGAGATAGGCTTCTTGAAAGCAAAAAGCCTGCGCTTATTACGGCGTCCAGCCTTAAAGATGCCACATTAACCGCTGTTTCCTTGTATTCTAAAAGAGGAGGGATAAAAAACTCATCCTGCACTATAGAAGCTTCTACAGAAACCCTGCCTACACTTTTAAGCCCCATAATAATAAAATCCGAAACAGATTTATTTACAAATGCCACAGCTCTCTTTTCAAATATAAAAATATCTCCTATTTTTGCCCTGTCTATTCCAAGGCCTAATATTGAGCCTAAAAAGTCTTTATGGCTAAGGCCTTTTCCTCCTGTTTTTGAAAATATGATTTCTATTTGGTCTATAGGAAACTCTTCTTCCGTAAGCTCCTCCCAATAAGGAGAAAAACCCAGAAGCTTTCTTTCGCAGCCTTCCGCCCCGCCGAAAGATTTAACAATAATATCGGAACTTTCAGAAATTACCTTGGAAAACAGTTCGGCTTTTATAGGGTCCAAAAAATCGGAAAAAGTTTTAAAACATTTTTCCTCACAGATAAAAACCTGATTTAAAGCTTTTGAAAACAAAAGCTTCTCCTCAGGCTTTATAAATTTTCTTAATAATTGATCTCTATCAAGCATATTGATTGCTAAAAGCTGTATATAAGGGTCTGAAGAAGACCGCTTATAAGATTAATAAGCAAAATCACTATTACAGGAGAAAAGTCAAGCATCATGCCGGGACCCCCTAAAGGCGATTTGTATAAAAGCTTCCTTACGGGAGACATAAGCGGTTCCGTAAGAGCCGTTATAGTCCTTGGAATAAATGAATCCCTGTTAATAGGCAGCCAGCTCATGATGCAGCTTATTAATATAAGAAAATCCAGCAGATTCGCAAACTGCCCGATAGACCTTGCTAAAATATCTCTCATTTAATGAGCCCCCGTCTATTTAAATGCTGAATTCAACCATGAGGAGGAAAGCCCGAAACTTCTTATCTCTTCATTTATTTCCGATGAGACCGCACCTGTTATCTCAACGCCTCTTGGAGCAATTACAAACATATCGTTACTTAATCTTCTGATGTTTCCGTCAAGAGCATCTACAGAGCCGCTTAAGAAATCGGCAATTCTCTGAGCATCAGCTCCGTCAACGCCTTCAAGATTAACCACAGATATGATATCGCTTTTTGTATTGTCTATAACGTCTCTTGCATCTTCAATATTCTTAGGCAATACTATATCAATTTGAGACTTTCTGTGAAGGTCTACAACGTTTGATGAAAGGCTTCTGATATTGGAAGTTCCCCTTGCCCTTTCAGGAGCAAGCCTTGGCTGAAAGCTCTTTATTTCAGCGGTCGGCCTTTCAACTACAGGCTCGTCATATTCCTCATATTCGTCATCATAATCCATCTCATCTTCAATATCTACCCCAAGTAATGCATCTTTAAGCTTCTTAAAAATCTCAGGCATTTAAAAACCTCCTATGTACTTCAAATATAATCTTTTGTTTTAAGGCTATATCCTTGATATAAGTAAATCAACTTTAAATAGCTATTGTCATATTGCTTTTTAAAAAGCAATATGACGATACACAATCGTCTATAAAGCAATGTTCGATTACTTATTTATATTATTAACGCTTTTGTAACAATTGTCAACTGATTATTTATACTTTTTTAATAAAAAACCCTTTAAAAACTCTGCTTTTTCCTCATGAAGTACAAAAACACAATCAATTTTATGGCACAATTTAGCATAATTACCATAATATGTTAATTCCTGTCTATTGGAGAAAAATATAAAAGAGCATAGAGAGTGATGCTATATTGCCTTGTAAAATAGCATAAATGCTCCCCTTTTGTAGGGAAGCATTTGAAGTTTTATAAAATTTTAATTTATTCTGTCGCCTTCTTGAATATAATTATTAACCGCATCGGAAACAATGATATCATATATCTTTATTCCTGAGGCGCTTCCTTCGGGGCTTGCAGGAAGGATAACGTATCCGTTATTTCCTTTCGTCATGCCTTCAGTGCTTATGCTTGTAAATGATGCTATGCCGCTGTTGGCCTTAAAAACGCCTTTGGACACGACGATTTCATCTATAACATAGGTCTTTTCCAGATTATTTGCGGCAGGGGCATTTTCTTCCCCTTCTGAATCCTTCTCTTTCTCCGGCATAATTACTGTATCGCCGCGTTTTATATTATTAAAATCCTGCATCACGTAGACGTAGCCGCCCTTATCCTCATTTAAACGAAGGCTTTTCATGCTTATGGCAACTTCTTCTGTTTTGTCATTAATAAGCTTATAAACTACGTCCCTGCCTTTAGAGTTAATCACATAGTCTTCAGGGATTTTAAGAAATGTTCTTTCTGTAATGGCATTTTCAGGGATTTTTATTCCGCTGTAAATACTGTCATAAGTTTTAAAGGAAACAGATCTCATATCGAGGAAATCATACATCTGCTTATTTGATTTAAAAAGAACAAAACTTTCTTTTTCTCTGCGCTCCAGCTCTTCTATTTTAAAATCTATGCCCATATATTCTCCGTCTTTATCGAGATAAAGCTTGACTGTGTCACTTTCTTTCCAGTTCAAGGTAAGGTCGTTTTCAATATATGACGCTATATACCATTCATTTGACTTAACAATCTTAAATACTTCAGAGCCTTCGGAGGCCTCTTTCACTCTTTCGCTTATTTTGGGTACGATTTGCATTACGGTTTCTTCTTTTCTTACCTGATCCATATTGCTGAAATTCAAAAGCTCCTCAAATCCATCAACAACATAAGAGACGATTCCGCCTTCGGTTACAGAAACTGTTGCTATACTTTGAGAAAGCTTCTCGCTGTATTGCCGGTTTTCATTGACATAGGATTCGAGAGAGCCTTTTCCCTCACTTAGAAGAAGCTCGTTTCTTTTGTTGATATTTTTCTCGACGCTGTCCTTCAGCTTGTAAACCGCTGAAAAATCGTCGCCTGAAAGAAGAAAAAGATTCTTATCTATATCGCTTTTTATTTTTTTATTTATATTGGATACATCATGGGTAAAGGCCGATACCTCTGTACGCAGAGACTGCATATCCAGGATTTTCTGGGAAAGAATTTCGCTCTGATTTTCTAAAGCTTTTGTCGTTTCAGGATTTTTTATACTGCAAACTACCGTTCCCGATTTCACCTTCTGCTTGTCCGCCACCCAGAAGTCAACATTTCCCCCTGCATTTGACCTGTATACTGCTTCGTCTCTGATGATGATTCCGTTTATCACTCTGGGAATATCAACGCTTCCCATAGGGACGACCATAGTGGCGATGTCCTTTTTGGTAGCATATTTATAGATCGTACCGCCTACGCTTATGGAAAACAGCGCCAAAGCAGTAATCATTATTATTAAATCTCTTGTAGCAGAAGCCCTTTTGGCAGCAGCTCTTTTTCTGGCATTAAAAGGGACTACGTTATTTTCCCTTTCAGGTCCTTTGGTAGAAGCTCTTGCCGGGGGACTCTTTCTGCTTTCCGGAACTTTTCTTACGGGTTTTTTAACCGGTCTTTTTCCGTTTCGGCTGTTACCGTTATTTATATTTCTTGCCATTTAGCCCCTCCCTTTTCATAGTTTTCATGAAAGAAGCATATAAATTAAAAAAACGAAAAAGAGTGATAAGATGAATAATCCAAAAAAATCCAAGGCATTATTACTCATTATACCAATATTAATTATCTTGTTCAATATTTTAATTATCCTGCGGCCTGCTGAAATCATAGGAGCCGCAAAAGAAGGCCTCTTATTATGGTATACGGCAAACGTTCCTTCCCTTCTTCCTTTTATGATAACGGTGAATATCCTTATGGGGCTTAAGGCTGTTGAATTTTTTGGTGTAATCTTTGAACCCTTTATGGCGCCTTTATTTAACGTAAACGGAAACGGGAGCTTTCCTTTTATTGCCGGAATGACTTCCGGCTATCCCATAGGGGCAAAAGTAACCTCAAGGCTTAGACAAGAAAACTTAATTTCAAAGACGGAAGCACAAAGGCTTCTTGCCTTTTCCAATAATTCAGGCCCCCTTTTCATTCTCGGAGCCGTCGGCGTAGGAATGTTTAAAAATCCTTCCGTGGGATATTTTCTCATGCTGATCCATTATCTTGGGGCAATTTTAAACGGGCTTATTTTTAAGTATTATAAAAAGGAAAAGGTTAAGTCTGTAAGCCGCGTTAAAGGAACACTTTTCAGCGACGCCCTGGAAAAAATGAGAATCGAAAGAATAAGAGACGGAAGAAGCTTTACAATGATTCTTTCGGAAAGCCTTATGGATTCCATGACCGCAATCGTTAATATCGGCGGATATATTATGCTTTTTTTCGTGGTAGTAAAAGCTCTTGAAATCGTAAATATTATATCCATTTTTGAAAGCCTTCTTTATCCCCTTATAAAAATACTGAACATATCTCCCGAAATGTTTAAGGGTCTTTTTTACGGTATATTCGAAATAACAGGAGGTGCGGGAAAACTGTCGGCTCTTCCTTTAAGCAGGCCCGTAATCCTTTTAGCCGGCTTTATTCTTTCCTTCGGCGGCTTTTCAATCCATGCTCAGTCTTCAAATTTTATATCCAAGACGGATATCAGCATGGCAATATATATTTTATCGAAAATTAGCCACGGGCTTATTACAGCCCTTTTAGGCTATATTCTATATCCTTTTTTTAGCTTTCAAACTACTGCCGAGGTTTTTGGCTATTACGGATTAGACCCTTTAAGAGAGCTTATAGGCTCTGTCATTATATGCATCATATCTTTATTTGCAATGTTTATGACTTATTTTATAATCGCCGCTGTTTCAAAGTTTTCGGAATACAGAAAAAAAAGAAACCGTCTGAACGGTTTCCCTAAATATAAAAAAGAATAATTATGAACAAAATCAAGCAGAGCTTGATTTTGTTCACGAATACAGTATAATTGCAGCTTAATTAACCCCTCTAAGCTCCTGGCGGTTATTGTAAAGGGTTTCAAGAATTTGATTAAAATAGGCCTGAGCGCTTTGGCTCTGGCTGTTTATATTTTCAGCTGTAAGCTTAATGGCCTGCTCTGATTTTGCAAGTATTTCATCTGCATAATCCATGGCATTAATCCTGAGGTTTTTAGCGTCCTGCTTTGCTTCTTCAAGAAGTGTTTCTCCCTCTTGAACGGCTCTTTTATATATTTCATGCTCGCCTGTAAGGCGGGTAGCTTTATTTTCAGCATCTTTAAGAATATTTTCCGCTTCTTTTTTAGCTTCCTCAACAATAAGGGCAGCTCTTTTTTCCGCATCTTTAACGTATTTTTCTCTGTTATCCATTACTTTTTGTGCTTCCTTTATTTCCTCGGGAAAATGAAGCCGCATTTCGTCAATAATGTCATATATCATGTCCCTGTCCACAGCTACCTTACCAGAAAAGGGAACGTTTTTACTGTCCTCTAATATATCTTCAATCTGTGCGAGATAGTTTTCAATAGAATCCATGCTATTATTCCTCCAATCCTATTTATACTAATTGAATTTTTGTTTTAAATCAAGCCTTACTATTTCAGGCACCATATTGCTATAGTCACCGTTAAACCTTGCAATTTCCTTTACGACGCTTGAGCTTAAAAATAAATATTCTTTGCTTGTAGGTATAAATAAAGTCTCTATGGAGCTTGAAAGCTCTCTATTGGTAAGCGCCATCTGAAATTCATACTCAAAATCCGTCAGCGCCCTTAGGCCCCTAATGACTATTTGAGCATTGCACTTACGGGCAAAATCTACAAGCAATCCGTTAAAAGACTCTACCCGAACATTTTTCATATCCTTCGTAATATCAAATAAATGCCGTTTTCTTTCTGCAGCTGTAAAAAGAGAGGTTTTGGAAGGGTTGTCCAATATGCCTACAATAAGCTCATCGGCTAAGCCGGATGCTCTTTCTATTATATCCAAATGCCCATAAGTTGCAGGGTCAAAGCTTCCCGGGTAAATTGCAATCATTTTTATACCTCTTGTTTATATTTTAGAAAATAAATGCCGGTAATTCCGTAACGCTTATTTTTAACTATCTCAAAATGAGCGTTGTGAGGCTCTTCCTCATTTGATTTTTGTTCGACTACAATGATTCCTTCGGCATTTAAAATATCCGCGTCATAAATGAGTTTAAGGGCCGTAGAGCTAAACCCTGTATCATAGGGAGGGTCCATAAATATAATGTCGAACTTTTGGTCCTTAAGGCTTCGTATTCCATCTTCAAAACCTGAATTAATAAGCTTAAACTTAAATTCTCCCAACGCCTTTTTCACGTGGGAAATATTGTCTTCTATAATCTTGCAATGCTTTTTATTTTTTTCAATTACCGCCAAAAAATCGGCGCCTCGGCTTAGAGCTTCTATACCAACTGCCCCTGAACCGCCGAATATATCAAGGAAAGAGGAACCATATATATCATTTGAAAGCATGTTAAATACAGATTCCCGCACCCTGTCTGGAGTAGGCCTTATGTCGTAATCTTCTGTGGCTTTAAGCTTATGCCCTCTGGCAAGGCCTGCAATGACTCTCATATAGTCCCCCTTGTAAAAGGCATGCTTACTAACTTAAAATATGCATTTCTATTTTAAAGTTAAATAAGCGCTCCTCAATGCTCATAGTAAACTGGCTTAAGTTTTTAAGTTAATTTGCTATATTAGTAGCCTTTATCAGAATTATTATACATAAAATGAATCTATAAGTAAACACCTTTATAAAAAACATAAAGGGCAAAACCCTTTATATAGGCCCGCCCAGTTACATAATACACTTTATTAAGATAATATTAAAAATTATATGATATACTTGAATTTATATGAAATAGCAGCATTATCAAATAGAACAGGAGAAAATCCTGACTGGATTAAAATATCGTTTACGGCATTTTAATCTTACGGGTATTTTACAGAGCAAAAATTCTTATTTCTTTTTTCTTGTTTTATGTTCTCTAAAGCCAGATACTTGCAGCGCCATAAAAACAAACTGACTATATATCAATATTTCCAGGCATTAGAATCTCTATTCTTCTTTTAAGCCCTTTATATTTATCATAATTATCATATGCCCATAGGGCGGCCTTTCTTGCTTCTGTAAGAATTTCCTTATCCTTATAAATATCCGCAATTTTAAGTTCAGGAAGGCCGTGCTGGCGTATTCCAAAAAAGTCCCCAGGCCCTCTTAATTTTAAATCAAGCTCTGCTATTTCAAAGCCATCGTTGGTTTTTGTCATGGCTTTTATTCTTTGAGCCGTTATTTTGCTTTTAGAATCGCTTATTAATACGCAGTAGCTTTTGTCGCTTCCTCTGCCTACTCTTCCCCTAAGCTGGTGAAGCTGTGAAAGGCCGAACCTTTCGGCATTTTCTATAAGCATGAATGTGGCGTTCGGCACATTTACCCCTACTTCTATTACAGTAGTAGCTACCAATACATCTATTTCTCCTTTTAAAAAGCCGTCCATTATAGTTTCCTTCTGTGAAGGTTTCAGCTTTCCGTGAATAAGCTCTATAGAAAATTCAGGAAGGTAGCGTTTTTTTATTTCCTCTGCATAAGTAATTACGCTTTTTATATCAAGGGTTTCCCCTTCTTCTATAGCAGGGCATACGATATAGGCCTGCCTGCCCCTTTCTATCTCTTTTTTTATAAGGCAGTAAACTCTTTCTCTATATCTTGAATCCACGCCAAAGGTTTCAACAGATTTTCTTCCCGGGGGCAGCTCATCTATCACAGAAACGTCCATATCTCCGTATAAAACGAGAGCAAGGCTTCTGGGAATGGGGGTAGCGCTCATGACAAGAACATGGGGGGCTTTTCCCTTCCTTGCAAGGGCAGACCTTTGTTTAACGCCGAAACGGTGCTGTTCGTCTGTAATTACAAGGCCAAGGCTGTGATAATTTACCCTTTCCTGAATAAGGGCATGGGTTCCGATAATCATTTGCGCCTGATTGTTTTCAATTTTTAAAAGGGTCTCTTCTTTTTCTCTTTTTTTAAGAGAACCGGAAAGAAGCACTGTTTCTATGCCAAGCTTTGAAAAAAGGGCATTTATACTATTAAAATGCTGGGCCGCCAAAACCTCTGTAGGAGCCATTAAAACTGCCTGATAACCGTTATTGATAGCCATATAGCAAGAAAGTGTGGCTACAGCCGTCTTTCCCGAGCCTACGTCCCCTTGAATAAGCCTGTACATGGCACAGGGGCCTTCCAAATCCTTTTTTATTTCCTCCATTACCCTTTTTTGTGCGGAAGTAAGTTCAAAAGGAAGGATAAATTCAGACGTATCCGTATTTTTTATGGAAACGTCGCTCCTGCTTCTTTTTATTTTCCCTTTCATGAGCATAAGGGATAGCTGCAATGTAAAAAGTTCGTCAAAAGCAAGCCTTCTCCTAGCCGAGAAAAACATTTTTTCATCAGAAGGAAAATGAATATTTTCTATTGCTTCTCTGCGGTCCATAAGGACATAGGAGGACAATATTTCTTCGGGAAAATATTCTTCTATATCCGAAAAGGCATAGTCTATGGCATCTCTGATTAATCCTCTTAAAAGCTTCTGGGTGATTTTATATGTTAAGGGATATATGGGGACAATCCTTGCGGAATTCAGCTGATGCTCTCTTTTTTTCTCATAGTCTGGAGATAATATTACGGGGTATTTGTTCTTCGGTTCTGCTCTGCCCGTGAAATAATATTCCTCCCCTTTGATAAAGGCATCTTTTAAATAAGGCTGGTTAAACCATATAAGCTCCGCTTCCCCCGTATCGTCTTTTACCATCATTCTTGTAACAATTCTCTGCCTGAAGCCGGAGGTTTTTATATTTCCGCAAATTCCGCATATGGTATAAATCCCCCCTTCTTCCATCTGAGCAATGGGGGTTATGATGCTTCTATCCTCATATTCTCTCGGAAAATGCTCTATTAAATCGCCTACGGTATAGATACCAAGGCGTCTTAGATGATTTGCCCTTGCAGGGCCTATATTCTTAATTATTTCTACATCTTCATTAAGTTTCATACTGCCCTCATTTTAATTTCTATACTAAAAATATGCCTTTGCAAGAATTACGCTTACAAAGGCATTATCGTTTCATATTGAATTCTTTTATTACTCAAGGGATATGATATAGTAATAAAGAGGCTGTCCGCCTTCCATAACGGCGACTTCACAGTCAGGGTACTTTTCTTCAACATAGGCTGAAAGATTGTAAGCGTCTTCCTCAGTTATACCTTCTCCGAAATAGATGCTCATAACCTCTCCTGCTTTTTTAGCGAACATATTGTCTATAAGCACCTTGGAGCCTTCTTCTATGGTATTTGAAACATTCGTAATCTTACCGTCTACCATACAGAGAATATCCCCGTCTTCAATTTTCTTATCTTCAAAATTGGAAGCTCTTACGGCATAAGTAACCTGCCCTGTGACTATGCCTGAAACGGCTTCATTTAAATGCTCAATGTTTTCTTCAGGGTTTTTTTCAGGAGCATAAGAAATAAGAGCCGAAATTCCCTGAGGAACAGATTTCGTAGCTATTACATAAACATTCTTTTCGGAAAGCTCCGCTGCCTGTTCGGCAGCCAAGACAATATTTTTATTATTTGGAAGAATAAAAATGTTGTCTGCATTAAGGCCTTCTATGGCGGCAAGAATGTCCTCTGTGCTTGGATTCATGGTCTGTCCGCCCTCTATGATAACATCTGCGCCGATACTCTTAAAAAGCTCTTTCAGGCCTTCTCCGGCAGAAACAGCGATAAAGCCTGTTTCCTTCTTTTCGGAAGGTTCTGTGAGAATGTTTTCAGCAGGCTTATGTTCATGTTCCTTAGTTTCTTGGAAATTTATTAAATTGGTGTGCTGGAGCCTCATGTTTTCAATCTTTAAATTGGAAAGGTTTCCTGTTTTAAGAGCCTTTTCAAGGGCAAGGCCCGGATGGTCTGTATGGACATGAATTTTTATAATATCCTCATCACCGACAACCACAATGGAATCCCCGATGGTTTCAAGGTATCTTTTAAAGCCTTCTTCCATTTCGTCGGTAACTTTATCTACGTTTACAAAAAATTCAGTGCAGTATCCATATTTTATGTCAACGTTTGCATTTGCGGCAGCGTGAAT
This is a stretch of genomic DNA from Anaeropeptidivorans aminofermentans. It encodes these proteins:
- a CDS encoding ATPase encodes the protein MDSIENYLAQIEDILEDSKNVPFSGKVAVDRDMIYDIIDEMRLHFPEEIKEAQKVMDNREKYVKDAEKRAALIVEEAKKEAENILKDAENKATRLTGEHEIYKRAVQEGETLLEEAKQDAKNLRINAMDYADEILAKSEQAIKLTAENINSQSQSAQAYFNQILETLYNNRQELRGVN
- the coaD gene encoding pantetheine-phosphate adenylyltransferase; translated protein: MIAIYPGSFDPATYGHLDIIERASGLADELIVGILDNPSKTSLFTAAERKRHLFDITKDMKNVRVESFNGLLVDFARKCNAQIVIRGLRALTDFEYEFQMALTNRELSSSIETLFIPTSKEYLFLSSSVVKEIARFNGDYSNMVPEIVRLDLKQKFN
- the rsmD gene encoding 16S rRNA (guanine(966)-N(2))-methyltransferase RsmD, coding for MRVIAGLARGHKLKATEDYDIRPTPDRVRESVFNMLSNDIYGSSFLDIFGGSGAVGIEALSRGADFLAVIEKNKKHCKIIEDNISHVKKALGEFKFKLINSGFEDGIRSLKDQKFDIIFMDPPYDTGFSSTALKLIYDADILNAEGIIVVEQKSNEEEPHNAHFEIVKNKRYGITGIYFLKYKQEV
- the recG gene encoding ATP-dependent DNA helicase RecG → MKLNEDVEIIKNIGPARANHLRRLGIYTVGDLIEHFPREYEDRSIITPIAQMEEGGIYTICGICGNIKTSGFRQRIVTRMMVKDDTGEAELIWFNQPYLKDAFIKGEEYYFTGRAEPKNKYPVILSPDYEKKREHQLNSARIVPIYPLTYKITQKLLRGLIRDAIDYAFSDIEEYFPEEILSSYVLMDRREAIENIHFPSDEKMFFSARRRLAFDELFTLQLSLMLMKGKIKRSRSDVSIKNTDTSEFILPFELTSAQKRVMEEIKKDLEGPCAMYRLIQGDVGSGKTAVATLSCYMAINNGYQAVLMAPTEVLAAQHFNSINALFSKLGIETVLLSGSLKKREKEETLLKIENNQAQMIIGTHALIQERVNYHSLGLVITDEQHRFGVKQRSALARKGKAPHVLVMSATPIPRSLALVLYGDMDVSVIDELPPGRKSVETFGVDSRYRERVYCLIKKEIERGRQAYIVCPAIEEGETLDIKSVITYAEEIKKRYLPEFSIELIHGKLKPSQKETIMDGFLKGEIDVLVATTVIEVGVNVPNATFMLIENAERFGLSQLHQLRGRVGRGSDKSYCVLISDSKSKITAQRIKAMTKTNDGFEIAELDLKLRGPGDFFGIRQHGLPELKIADIYKDKEILTEARKAALWAYDNYDKYKGLKRRIEILMPGNIDI
- a CDS encoding DAK2 domain-containing protein, with product MKILTIDGHTLRRAIIAGTNELEKHKDYVDSLNVFPVPDGDTGINMSLTCLAAGREVEKLNTPNIYEVAKAASNGSLRGARGNSGVILSQLFRGFAKGLEGKDVATAEDLAYAFEKAKETAYKAVMKPKEGTILTLARSIAEYSIDTSFDTEDIIELMEGTLKYGNKILSETTEMLPELKQAGVVDSGARGLLYILEGAFGIKDMEGDIELSAPTASKSIGVSVADIHAAANANVDIKYGYCTEFFVNVDKVTDEMEEGFKRYLETIGDSIVVVGDEDIIKIHVHTDHPGLALEKALKTGNLSNLKIENMRLQHTNLINFQETKEHEHKPAENILTEPSEKKETGFIAVSAGEGLKELFKSIGADVIIEGGQTMNPSTEDILAAIEGLNADNIFILPNNKNIVLAAEQAAELSEKNVYVIATKSVPQGISALISYAPEKNPEENIEHLNEAVSGIVTGQVTYAVRASNFEDKKIEDGDILCMVDGKITNVSNTIEEGSKVLIDNMFAKKAGEVMSIYFGEGITEEDAYNLSAYVEEKYPDCEVAVMEGGQPLYYYIISLE